The Paracoccus liaowanqingii genome window below encodes:
- the atpD gene encoding F0F1 ATP synthase subunit beta, with protein MAEATGKITQVIGAVVDVQFGDTLPAILNALVTHNNGKKLVLEVAQHLGENTVRTIAMDATEGLVRGEPVSDTGSPIMVPVGDVTLGRILNVVGEPVDEGAALAASETRAIHQSAPDFAAQATSSEILVTGIKVIDLLAPYSKGGKIGLFGGAGVGKTVLIMELINNIAKVHSGYSVFAGVGERTREGNDLYHEMVESGVIVPDNLSESKVALVYGQMNEPPGARMRVALTGLTLAEQFRDASGTDVLFFVDNIFRFTQAGSEVSALLGRIPSAVGYQPTLATDMGAMQERITSTKNGSITSIQAVYVPADDLTDPAPATTFAHLDATTVLSRAISELGIYPAVDPLDSNSRILDPAVVGEEHYQVARDVQGILQKYKSLQDIIAILGMDELSEEDKLTVTRARKIQRFLSQPFDVAKVFTGSDGVQVPLEKTIASFKAVVAGEYDHLPEGAFYMVGDIDDVKAKAQRLAAEAA; from the coding sequence ATGGCAGAGGCCACTGGTAAAATCACGCAGGTGATCGGCGCCGTCGTCGACGTGCAGTTCGGGGACACGCTTCCGGCGATCCTGAACGCGCTGGTGACCCACAACAACGGCAAGAAGCTGGTGTTGGAAGTCGCCCAGCATCTGGGCGAGAACACCGTCCGCACCATCGCCATGGACGCGACCGAAGGTCTGGTCCGCGGCGAGCCCGTGTCGGACACCGGCAGCCCGATCATGGTGCCCGTGGGCGACGTGACCCTGGGCCGCATCCTGAACGTCGTGGGCGAGCCCGTGGACGAGGGCGCAGCCCTTGCCGCCAGCGAGACCCGTGCGATCCACCAGTCCGCGCCCGACTTCGCCGCTCAGGCGACCAGCTCGGAGATCCTGGTGACCGGCATCAAGGTCATCGACCTGCTGGCGCCCTATTCCAAGGGCGGCAAGATCGGCCTGTTCGGCGGTGCCGGCGTGGGCAAGACGGTTCTGATCATGGAGCTGATCAACAACATCGCCAAGGTGCACTCGGGCTATTCCGTGTTCGCCGGTGTGGGCGAGCGGACCCGCGAGGGCAACGACCTCTATCACGAGATGGTGGAATCGGGCGTGATCGTCCCCGACAACCTGTCGGAGTCGAAAGTGGCGCTGGTCTATGGCCAGATGAACGAGCCGCCGGGGGCCCGCATGCGCGTCGCCCTGACCGGCCTGACGCTGGCGGAGCAGTTCCGCGACGCCTCGGGCACGGATGTGCTGTTCTTCGTGGACAACATCTTCCGCTTTACGCAGGCAGGCTCCGAGGTGTCGGCGCTGCTGGGCCGCATCCCGTCCGCCGTGGGCTATCAGCCGACGCTGGCCACCGACATGGGCGCGATGCAGGAACGTATCACCTCGACCAAGAACGGCTCGATCACCTCGATCCAGGCCGTCTATGTTCCGGCCGACGACCTGACCGACCCGGCGCCCGCCACGACCTTCGCCCACCTCGACGCCACGACGGTTCTGTCGCGCGCGATCTCGGAACTCGGCATCTACCCGGCCGTGGACCCGCTGGACTCGAACTCGCGCATCCTGGATCCCGCCGTCGTCGGCGAGGAGCACTACCAGGTTGCTCGCGACGTGCAGGGCATCCTGCAGAAGTACAAGTCGCTGCAGGACATCATCGCGATCTTGGGCATGGACGAGCTGTCCGAAGAGGACAAGCTGACCGTGACCCGCGCGCGCAAGATCCAGCGCTTCCTGTCGCAGCCCTTCGACGTGGCCAAGGTGTTCACCGGATCCGACGGCGTCCAGGTGCCGCTGGAGAAGACCATCGCCTCGTTCAAGGCGGTCGTCGCGGGTGAATACGACCACCTGCCCGAGGGCGCCTTCTACATGGTCGGCGACATCGACGACGTGAAGGCCAAGGCTCAGCGCCTTGCCGCCGAAGCCGCGTAA